The nucleotide sequence CCAGTGTTATTGTTTATTGCAGATCTATTTCCGCTGGCCCATGCCATGGAGGCGATTTTATCGGTCATTTTCTATGGTGCCGGCCTGCAAGATGTGATGATGTCGTTATTAATCATGTTGTTAATTGGAGTAGTGGCAATGGGACTAGGGATTAATCTCATGGAACGTAGAGCGAGGTAATGAGTTTTAAGTATGATGCTACAGGAAAGATTTATCAATGAACTTACCGCGGTATTCCTGAAGAAGAATAAAATGAGGTAATGTTAAGTCCCTTATAAATGTTGTTAGATTAGGATTTGTGAGGGATTTTTGTTCATTTGAACTATTTTAGTGTGTTATAGTACACTTGAAATCACAGATATTCTTTTTGACTTGATATAAGAAGTAACATATTGTCAAATGAATACGCGGAGGTGCTGAAATGTCAAGCACATCAAAACAAAAATACGGTATTCCTGAACGGTTTTTAAACGAATTTATACACTATTGTTCCAATAATGCAAACATCGAAAAAGTCCTCTTGTTTGGCTCAAGAGCTCGTGGCGATTTTCGATTTAATTCCGATATTGATTTAGCTTTCTATACTACTAATATTAATCACAGTGAACAAAACATAATGGAATATATGGTTCGCGAAATATCCACTCATTTAAAAGTAGATATTGTATTTATGGATCGACTATCGAAAGAAGAATTAATTAAGAAAATAAAACGGGATGGGGTGACTTTATATGAACAAGGAACGGCTTTACGAAAGGCTTGAAGACTATAAAAAGGCAAGCTCTAGATTAAATGAGGCAACTTTACTAGAAGTGGAAGATGATATTATTGTGGATGGTGTCATTCAACGTTTTGAATTCACCTTTGAGTTAAGCTGGAAATTGATGAAAGCATTCCTTGAATTCGATGGAATAACTGAAATAAGAAGTCCAAGGGGAGCCATTCGTGAGGCCTTTTCATATGGACTCGCCAAGGA is from Radiobacillus kanasensis and encodes:
- a CDS encoding nucleotidyltransferase domain-containing protein, coding for MSSTSKQKYGIPERFLNEFIHYCSNNANIEKVLLFGSRARGDFRFNSDIDLAFYTTNINHSEQNIMEYMVREISTHLKVDIVFMDRLSKEELIKKIKRDGVTLYEQGTALRKA
- a CDS encoding HI0074 family nucleotidyltransferase substrate-binding subunit; translated protein: MNKERLYERLEDYKKASSRLNEATLLEVEDDIIVDGVIQRFEFTFELSWKLMKAFLEFDGITEIRSPRGAIREAFSYGLAKETPI